Proteins encoded by one window of Salvia splendens isolate huo1 chromosome 14, SspV2, whole genome shotgun sequence:
- the LOC121763864 gene encoding 3-hydroxy-3-methylglutaryl-coenzyme A reductase-like encodes MEGRLRQSKSKASATADESSSLKASDAVSLPVYLTNAFFFTVFFSVVYFLLLRWREKIRNSTPLHVVSLSDIGAIVTFVASFIYLVGFFGIGFVQSIIIPRAPDEEDEFEQVMVKEDSPKLPCAAAPKSDDDILKICKKIEVSADDEEIIKSVVEGKIPSYALESKLGDCRRAAAIRREALQRNTGKSLEGLPLEGLDYESILGQCCEMPVGYVQIPVGIAGPLLLDECEYSVPMATTEGCLVASTNRGCKAIYASGGATSSLYRDAMTRAPVVRFGSAKRAAELKLFLEDPLNFETLSLVFNSSSRFGRLQSIKCAVAGKNLYIRFSCSTGDAMGMNMVSKGVQNTLDFLTNQFPDMDVMGISGNYCSDKKPAAVNWIEGRGKSVVCEAVIQGDIVNKVLKTDVASLVELNMLKNLTGSAVAGALGGFNAHASNIVSAIYIATGQDPAQNIESSHCITMMEAVNDGKDLHVSVTMPCIEVGTVGGGTQLASQSACLNLLGVKGANKEAPGSNARLLATIVAGSVLAGELSLMSAIAAGQLVKSHMKYNRSNKDVANIKS; translated from the coding sequence GCCGCCTCCGCCAGTCAAAGTCCAAGGCATCCGCCACCGCTGATGAGTCCTCATCCCTCAAGGCATCGGACGCCGTATCGCTACCGGTGTACCTGACAAACGCCTTCTTCTTCACTGTATTCTTCTCGGTGGTATACTTTCTGCTGCTCCGGTGGCGTGAGAAGATCCGTAACTCCACACCTCTCCACGTGGTTAGTCTCTCTGATATTGGAGCCATCGTGACGTTCGTGGCCTCATTCATCTACCTTGTCGGCTTCTTCGGCATCGGCTTCGTCCAGTCCATCATCATTCCCCGCGCTCCAGACGAGGAGGACGAATTCGAGCAGGTGATGGTGAAAGAGGATTCACCGAAACTCCCCTGCGCTGCCGCTCCCAAATCCGATGATGATATTCTTAAGATTTGTAAGAAGATTGAGGTTAGCGCCGACGACGAGGAAATTATCAAGTCTGTGGTGGAGGGGAAGATCCCCTCTTATGCCCTAGAATCGAAGCTGGGAGACTGCCGCCGTGCGGCCGCCATCCGCCGTGAGGCATTGCAACGCAACACAGGAAAATCCCTAGAGGGGCTGCCCTTGGAGGGCTTGGATTACGAGTCGATCCTTGGACAGTGCTGTGAAATGCCAGTAGGGTATGTGCAGATTCCAGTGGGCATTGCTGGGCCACTGTTGTTGGATGAATGTGAGTACTCGGTTCCAATGGCCACCACTGAGGGCTGTTTGGTAGCCAGCACCAACAGAGGGTGCAAGGCTATATATGCCTCTGGAGGGGCCACCAGCTCCCTTTACAGAGACGCCATGACAAGGGCTCCTGTCGTCCGATTCGGCTCTGCCAAGAGGGCTGCTGAGCTTAAGCTTTTCCTTGAAGATCCTCTTAATTTTGAGACCCTCTCCCTTGTCTTCAACAGCTCCAGCAGATTTGGAAGGCTGCAGAGCATCAAGTGCGCCGTCGCTGGCAAGAATCTCTACATTCGATTCTCATGCAGCACGGGCGACGCCATGGGAATGAATATGGTTTCTAAGGGTGTTCAAAACACCTTGGACTTCCTTACCAACCAGTTCCCTGATATGGATGTCATGGGTATTTCTGGAAACTACTGCTCCGATAAAAAGCCTGCTGCAGTCAACTGGATTGAAGGGCGTGGCAAGTCAGTTGTGTGTGAGGCCGTAATCCAAGGAGACATTGTCAATAAGGTGCTCAAGACTGATGTTGCTTCCTTGGTGGAGCTTAACATGCTTAAGAATCTCACTGGCTCCGCCGTGGCTGGAGCTCTTGGCGGCTTCAATGCTCATGCTAGCAACATTGTCTCTGCAATCTACATAGCCACCGGACAGGACCCAGCACAGAACATTGAGAGCTCCCACTGCATTACCATGATGGAAGCTGTCAACGATGGCAAGGACCTTCACGTCTCTGTCACCATGCCTTGTATTGAGGTTGGGACCGTAGGTGGTGGGACTCAACTCGCCTCTCAGTCCGCTTGCCTCAATCTTCTCGGTGTCAAGGGAGCCAATAAGGAGGCTCCTGGATCCAACGCCCGCCTTTTGGCCACCATTGTCGCCGGCTCAGTTCTTGCAGGAGAATTGTCTCTCATGTCTGCCATCGCAGCTGGCCAACTAGTCAAGAGCCATATGAAGTACAACAGGTCTAATAAAGATGTTGCTAATATCAAGTCTTGA
- the LOC121764357 gene encoding uncharacterized protein LOC121764357, whose protein sequence is LARFCRAVVEAFKDTYLRKPTTDDVSKLVDMHERAHGFPGMLGSIDCMHWQWKNCPTAWRGQYTSGHKGTHPTIVLEVVADCRLWIWHAYFGVAGSNNDLNVLNESPLFNDLCAGRAPNVEFTANHRRYSMGYYLADGIYPRWPVFVKTITAKEK, encoded by the exons ctcgctagattctgtcgggcagtcgtcgaagcattcaaggatacgtacttgagaaagccaacgaccgacgacgttagcaagttggtcgacatgcacgagcgggcccacggcttcccggggatgcttggaagcatcgactgtatgcactggcagtggaagaattgtccaacggcttggagaggacaatacactagcgggcacaagggcacacatcccacgattgtgttggaggtcgttgccgattgcagattgtggatctggcatgcctactttggtgtcgcggggtccaacaacgacctcaatgtgttgaacgagtctccattgttcaacgacttgtgtgctgggcgagcaccgaacgtagagttcacggccaaccaccgtcggtatagtatggggtactatctggcagacgggatctaccctcgatggcccgtgttcgtgaagactatcaca GCAAAAGAGAAATAG
- the LOC121763645 gene encoding uncharacterized protein LOC121763645, whose product MSSVFQLQRKQSLPLSQSATREASAPGIRRRLSSLSLNLKIQPSSSPAAAWAMRRSKSISAMGEFAGSSVRKWWEWGWGWILTRKPTFAADLEMNEEEVAAIGSHSRGSWRHVFYKLTSHLRRKLLGSDNVGLPQTFRYDSFKSFDNGRSSASFIH is encoded by the coding sequence ATGAGCTCCGTTTTCCAGCTGCAGAGAAAGCAATCTCTTCCTCTCTCACAGTCGGCTACCCGGGAGGCCTCTGCGCCAGGGATCCGCCGCCGGCTCTCCTCCCTCTCCCTGAATCTGAAGATCCAGCCGTCGTCCTCCCCCGCCGCTGCGTGGGCCATGCGGCGCTCCAAATCCATATCCGCCATGGGCGAATTCGCCGGCAGCTCCGTGAGAAAGTGGTGGGAGTGGGGATGGGGGTGGATCCTCACCCGAAAACCTACCTTCGCCGCCGATCTGGAAATGAACGAGGAAGAGGTCGCCGCCATCGGCAGCCACAGCAGGGGCAGCTGGCGCCACGTCTTCTACAAGCTCACCTCCCACCTCCGCCGCAAGCTGCTCGGCTCCGACAATGTCGGTCTCCCCCAGACCTTCCGCTACGATTCCTTCAAGAGTTTCGACAATGGAAGGTCCTCCGCCTCCTTCATCCACTGA